One segment of Capnocytophaga sp. oral taxon 878 DNA contains the following:
- a CDS encoding type B 50S ribosomal protein L31: MKKEIHPESYRLVAFKDMSNDDIFITKSTVETKETIEVEGVEYPLVKLEISRTSHPYYTGKAKLIDTAGRIDKFKSKYAKFQK; encoded by the coding sequence ATGAAAAAAGAAATTCACCCAGAATCTTATCGTTTGGTGGCTTTCAAAGATATGTCTAACGACGATATCTTCATCACAAAGTCTACCGTTGAAACTAAAGAAACTATCGAAGTAGAAGGGGTTGAGTATCCATTAGTGAAATTGGAGATTTCACGTACTTCTCACCCATACTACACTGGTAAAGCTAAACTTATTGATACAGCCGGACGTATTGATAAATTCAAAAGCAAATACGCTAAGTTTCAAAAATAG
- a CDS encoding glutaminyl-peptide cyclotransferase, whose translation MKIYHLLPFIVLNLVIVACNSTSTTQQELFSIDISPKKKEYHLGDTLQVKVVYPRFDEAIQNVSYRLHQRVLPAIGDTIILDSVLLGKQHLAVTVHTTTGKQYTAKRTLLLLASTPPKLYDYKIINEYPHDKQAYTQGLEFIGDTLVESTGQYNESSIRKWNPFTGETYKKVSLAPSFFGEGATVFRGQILQLTWREKVGLVYDKDLNLQKNFDYNKSKEGWGLCHNGNNKLYKSDGTEKIWLLHPETFAEIDSLQLCTDKSLYTYANELEFANGKIYANTFLKDGIMIINPLNGAIEGVVDVRGLKEKVEKTPDVDVLNGIAYHTGRKTFFITGKNWSKIFEVEFFEKQ comes from the coding sequence ATGAAAATATATCATTTATTACCTTTCATAGTTCTTAACTTAGTAATAGTAGCTTGCAATAGCACTAGTACTACCCAACAAGAGCTCTTTAGTATTGATATTTCACCCAAAAAGAAAGAATACCACTTAGGCGATACATTACAAGTAAAAGTAGTATACCCACGTTTTGATGAAGCTATACAAAACGTAAGTTATAGGTTACACCAACGTGTGCTACCTGCTATAGGTGATACTATAATTTTAGATAGTGTACTGTTAGGAAAGCAACACTTAGCAGTAACTGTACACACTACTACAGGAAAACAGTACACTGCTAAAAGAACATTACTTCTTTTAGCCTCTACACCTCCTAAACTTTATGACTACAAAATTATTAATGAATATCCTCACGACAAGCAAGCCTATACACAAGGTTTAGAGTTTATAGGTGATACTTTGGTAGAAAGCACTGGACAATATAACGAATCAAGTATACGAAAATGGAATCCTTTTACAGGTGAAACTTACAAAAAAGTATCCTTAGCCCCTAGTTTCTTTGGCGAAGGAGCTACTGTTTTTAGAGGACAAATTTTGCAACTTACATGGCGAGAAAAAGTTGGATTAGTATATGATAAAGACTTAAATCTACAGAAAAACTTTGATTACAACAAAAGTAAAGAAGGTTGGGGTTTATGCCATAATGGCAATAATAAACTTTACAAGAGTGATGGAACTGAAAAAATTTGGCTACTACATCCTGAAACCTTTGCCGAAATAGATAGCCTACAACTATGCACTGACAAATCACTCTATACCTATGCAAACGAATTAGAATTTGCTAATGGTAAAATTTATGCCAACACCTTTTTAAAAGATGGCATTATGATTATCAATCCACTAAATGGAGCTATTGAGGGAGTAGTAGATGTACGTGGCTTAAAAGAAAAAGTAGAAAAAACTCCTGATGTAGATGTACTAAACGGCATAGCCTACCACACAGGGAGGAAAACTTTTTTTATCACAGGAAAAAACTGGAGTAAGATTTTTGAAGTAGAGTTTTTTGAAAAACAATAA